In Nocardia sp. NBC_00403, one DNA window encodes the following:
- a CDS encoding nucleoside deaminase: MDVSTMPRSYGVTVPDWVFDELRATPDTLSTDEERMSLVHKLAARNPAEGSGGPFAALVVDTDTGEVVSAGVNLVLASGLSAAHAEVVALSLAQTRIGGWDLGAAGAPNRELVVNWRPCAQCYGAALWSRVKRLVVAGAGPELEQLTGFDEGPMREDWAEQFHDRGIEVVSDVSREQALEVFAAYGRMAAEQGLTVYNARGTR; this comes from the coding sequence TTGGACGTCTCGACCATGCCGCGCTCCTACGGCGTCACCGTGCCGGACTGGGTCTTCGACGAGCTGCGCGCGACGCCCGACACGCTGAGCACCGACGAGGAACGAATGTCGTTGGTGCACAAGCTCGCCGCACGTAACCCGGCCGAAGGCTCCGGCGGCCCGTTCGCTGCACTCGTCGTCGACACCGATACCGGCGAAGTCGTCTCGGCGGGCGTCAATCTCGTTCTTGCCAGCGGTCTTTCGGCGGCGCACGCCGAGGTCGTCGCACTGTCACTCGCTCAGACCCGGATCGGGGGCTGGGATCTCGGTGCGGCGGGCGCTCCGAACCGTGAGCTCGTCGTCAACTGGCGGCCGTGCGCCCAGTGTTATGGCGCCGCCCTGTGGTCGAGAGTGAAACGCCTGGTCGTTGCCGGTGCAGGACCGGAGCTGGAGCAGCTGACCGGCTTCGACGAGGGCCCGATGCGCGAGGACTGGGCCGAGCAGTTCCACGACCGCGGTATCGAGGTGGTCTCCGATGTGTCGCGCGAGCAGGCACTCGAGGTTTTCGCCGCCTACGGCCGGATGGCTGCCGAGCAGGGGCTCACCGTCTACAACGCGCGCGGCACCCGCTAG
- a CDS encoding helix-turn-helix domain-containing protein, giving the protein MGAFQAVVTTGIYCLPPCPGRPLPSNVVPFPSQAGAEAAGFRACHRCRPYRAAAEPAQTSELVCRAIDLIAEGALDVGSEAALAAQLAVSQRHLRRMFHEQVGATPDQLARSRRAHFARRLLDDTDLSATDIAFAAGFGSLRQFNRVMTATFRAAPLELRRRRRRADRLVADGGLALRVPLPAPVDLGRRLSQLACHTIRGVEKATKTVYRRTVRVDGDPGVIEISAAGPADALLIAHLPRIEGLIHQVDQVRRFLDGRAWDPFEAGVRAIVADHVGAAAAPAVLGEIVTEYGAPVAGLGQFGLGRLFPTPADLREFGGVDVECARAIRDHSRHFGPERTAAACHGVR; this is encoded by the coding sequence ATGGGAGCGTTCCAGGCCGTCGTCACGACGGGCATCTACTGCCTGCCGCCGTGTCCGGGACGTCCGCTGCCGTCGAACGTCGTGCCCTTTCCCTCGCAGGCCGGAGCGGAAGCGGCAGGCTTTCGCGCCTGCCACCGCTGTAGGCCGTATCGGGCCGCGGCCGAACCTGCGCAGACCTCCGAATTGGTGTGCCGCGCCATCGATCTCATTGCCGAGGGCGCGCTGGATGTGGGCAGCGAGGCAGCGCTCGCCGCCCAGCTCGCGGTGTCGCAGCGGCATCTGCGTCGGATGTTCCACGAACAGGTCGGCGCAACACCCGATCAGCTCGCGCGCTCCCGGCGGGCACATTTCGCCAGGCGACTGCTGGACGACACCGACCTGTCGGCCACCGATATCGCCTTCGCCGCCGGTTTCGGCAGTCTCCGCCAGTTCAATCGAGTCATGACCGCGACCTTCCGCGCCGCGCCGCTCGAACTGCGCCGCCGCCGACGCCGTGCGGATCGGCTTGTTGCCGACGGTGGACTCGCCCTCCGTGTGCCGTTGCCCGCACCCGTCGACCTCGGCCGACGGCTTTCGCAGCTGGCTTGCCACACGATCCGCGGCGTCGAGAAGGCCACGAAGACGGTCTACCGGCGTACGGTGCGCGTCGACGGCGATCCGGGAGTGATCGAGATCAGCGCGGCCGGGCCTGCCGATGCGCTGCTGATCGCCCACCTACCGCGTATCGAGGGACTCATCCATCAGGTGGACCAGGTGCGGCGTTTCCTCGATGGACGCGCGTGGGATCCGTTCGAGGCCGGTGTCCGCGCCATCGTGGCCGACCACGTCGGCGCGGCAGCGGCTCCGGCCGTCCTCGGTGAAATCGTCACAGAGTACGGCGCACCGGTCGCCGGGCTGGGACAGTTCGGGCTCGGACGCCTGTTCCCGACGCCGGCCGATCTGCGGGAATTCGGCGGCGTCGACGTCGAGTGCGCGCGGGCTATACGCGACCACAGCCGGCATTTCGGCCCGGAGCGGACGGCAGCCGCTTGTCACGGTGTCCGTTGA
- a CDS encoding nuclear transport factor 2 family protein: MDATTSTEFILRAWREFATRNPERIAAILTPDIEWLAPPHNATARALDGISHLIGRDRVVHFLTTEFPAVFVADRQVDFTAVTATDTTVVVETRMRATLMNGRPYDNDYCFIFELSDGRIHRVREYMDTQRAQEMFDGNGFRQNG, encoded by the coding sequence ATGGACGCAACGACGAGCACAGAATTCATCCTGCGGGCCTGGCGCGAGTTCGCCACCCGAAACCCCGAACGAATCGCCGCCATCCTCACCCCCGACATCGAATGGCTGGCCCCGCCCCACAACGCCACCGCCCGCGCACTCGACGGCATCAGCCACCTCATCGGCCGAGACCGCGTCGTGCATTTCCTGACCACCGAATTCCCCGCGGTGTTCGTAGCCGACCGGCAAGTGGACTTCACAGCAGTCACCGCGACCGACACGACCGTCGTAGTCGAGACCCGAATGCGAGCAACCCTGATGAACGGCCGCCCCTACGACAACGACTACTGCTTCATCTTCGAACTCTCCGACGGCCGCATCCACCGGGTCCGCGAGTACATGGACACGCAACGCGCTCAGGAAATGTTCGACGGCAACGGTTTCCGGCAGAACGGCTGA
- a CDS encoding ROK family protein, translating into MTSPAVARPDELRRVNRAILLRRLHAGGPATRAALATELGLNRSTIKMLVDGLAETGVVEERVPRLARGAGRPSLLVLPQPQAVVVLAVDVQVEHVGIALIGLGGQILGRDSWNLRGRQRESSEVMTHVAESAALLSSDLDLRPAAAGISVPGVVRRSDGYVHDAANLNWVDVALGDRMTTLLGVPVVVGNDAEFGALAEHLRGVGRGVSDAVFVSADIGVGGGLIAQGSLLRGAAGYLGEIGHMTVRPGGRPCHCGNEGCWETEVGEAALTRALGLAADSPRGAIVAELRELERNYDAVDRLGEYIDWLALGLVNVVNILGPELVVLGDLLTALPDAVVERAAEQVRRRSMVSRAIGGVRVEKSSLGPDLKLLGAAEAAFEGVLGTV; encoded by the coding sequence ATGACCAGCCCCGCCGTCGCCCGCCCTGACGAGTTGCGACGCGTCAACCGGGCGATCCTGCTGCGCCGGTTGCACGCGGGCGGCCCGGCGACGCGGGCGGCCTTGGCAACGGAACTCGGTCTCAACCGTTCCACCATCAAGATGCTGGTGGACGGGCTTGCCGAGACCGGAGTGGTGGAGGAGCGGGTGCCTCGGCTCGCGCGTGGTGCGGGCAGACCGTCACTGCTGGTGCTGCCGCAACCGCAGGCGGTGGTCGTGCTGGCGGTGGATGTGCAGGTGGAGCATGTCGGGATCGCGTTGATCGGGCTCGGTGGCCAGATCCTCGGTCGCGACAGCTGGAATCTGCGTGGGCGGCAACGGGAATCGAGCGAGGTGATGACCCATGTCGCGGAATCCGCGGCGCTGCTCAGCAGCGACCTCGACCTACGCCCCGCCGCCGCCGGTATCTCGGTGCCGGGCGTGGTGCGGCGCTCCGACGGGTATGTGCACGATGCGGCCAACCTCAATTGGGTCGATGTCGCGCTCGGCGATCGGATGACCACGCTGCTCGGGGTTCCCGTTGTCGTCGGCAACGATGCGGAGTTCGGTGCGCTGGCCGAGCATCTGCGCGGCGTCGGGCGTGGTGTTTCGGACGCGGTCTTCGTGTCGGCGGACATCGGCGTCGGTGGGGGACTGATCGCGCAGGGTTCGCTATTGCGCGGTGCGGCAGGGTATCTCGGCGAGATCGGCCATATGACCGTGCGGCCGGGTGGCCGCCCGTGCCACTGTGGCAACGAGGGCTGCTGGGAGACCGAGGTCGGCGAGGCCGCGCTGACCAGAGCGCTCGGCCTTGCCGCGGACAGCCCGCGCGGCGCGATTGTCGCGGAACTGCGTGAGCTGGAACGCAATTACGACGCGGTCGACCGACTCGGCGAATACATCGACTGGCTCGCTCTCGGTCTGGTGAACGTGGTCAACATCCTCGGCCCCGAACTCGTCGTCCTCGGCGACCTGCTCACCGCGTTGCCCGACGCCGTTGTGGAGCGGGCCGCCGAGCAGGTGCGTCGCCGCAGCATGGTGAGCCGGGCGATCGGTGGCGTTCGAGTCGAAAAGTCTTCTCTCGGACCGGATCTGAAACTTCTCGGTGCGGCGGAAGCGGCATTCGAGGGAGTTCTCGGCACGGTCTGA
- a CDS encoding ATP-binding cassette domain-containing protein, with product MSEPLLQITGLNKSFGPVHVLHDVDFTAPAGEVTALVGDNGAGKSTLVKCIAGIHAFDSGTVRYRGEPVHIRGPKDAAELGIEVVYQDLALADNLDIVQNMFLGRERGRPWLLDEASMEEAARQTLASLSVRTVKSVRTPVSALSGGQRQTVAIAKSVLWNSNLVLLDEPTAALGVAQTRQVLDLVRRLAEQGLGVVLISHNMADVFEVADRISVLYLGRMAAEVHTKDVTHSQVVELITAGRSGDLGLARPESAVL from the coding sequence ATGAGTGAGCCGCTTCTTCAGATCACTGGTCTCAACAAGAGTTTCGGACCGGTCCATGTCCTGCACGATGTGGATTTCACGGCGCCCGCCGGTGAGGTCACCGCCCTCGTCGGGGACAACGGTGCAGGCAAGTCCACATTGGTGAAATGCATTGCCGGCATTCACGCTTTCGACTCCGGGACGGTGCGGTACCGGGGCGAGCCGGTGCACATCCGCGGTCCGAAGGACGCAGCGGAGCTCGGCATCGAGGTCGTGTACCAGGATCTCGCGCTGGCCGACAATCTCGACATCGTGCAGAACATGTTCCTCGGCCGGGAGCGCGGACGTCCGTGGCTGCTGGACGAGGCGAGCATGGAGGAGGCGGCGCGGCAGACGCTGGCATCGCTGTCGGTGCGCACCGTGAAATCGGTGCGCACCCCGGTGTCGGCGCTGTCGGGCGGGCAGCGTCAAACGGTCGCCATCGCGAAATCGGTGCTCTGGAACAGCAATCTGGTGCTGCTCGACGAGCCGACGGCCGCGCTCGGCGTCGCGCAGACCCGGCAGGTCCTCGACTTGGTCCGGCGGCTCGCCGAACAGGGGCTCGGCGTGGTGCTGATCAGCCACAACATGGCCGACGTCTTCGAGGTCGCCGACCGGATCTCGGTGCTGTATCTGGGGCGGATGGCGGCCGAGGTGCACACCAAGGACGTGACCCACAGTCAGGTCGTCGAACTGATCACCGCGGGACGTTCCGGTGATCTGGGGCTGGCTCGACCGGAATCCGCGGTGCTGTGA
- a CDS encoding WGR domain-containing protein, which translates to MTIGGTTYLELSEDGGSAHKFYEVAVTGTEVTIRYGRIGDQGQIQVSSFTTAEKAAAAAAKKVGAKVRRGYAPAVMGARTKRPVTRRAIVSQRSTAKSAPVLWTFDSGAAAFGIFVDEHRCWVGNEHGDVFTLTPAGDVTGRFRLPDAVKCIVADDFWIYAGCDDGRVYDLSGKVPRAAYDIAADVDIYWLDIHDGILGVSDRDGGITVIDHEEESLWTRRSTGNSGWMVRIDQDGVYHGHSDGVTKYGLTTGNHQWHVRTGGPVLFGWQETDAVYAGTSTRQVRMVAKNGRSERSYQCDAAVFSCATSPDGRYVFAGDNYSSVYCFDSSGQRLWKLATGCGSAYSMQYHDDKLYLVTTNGTLACLDVSEAAIHNAEQGVLPETLSVKAPEISAVTPSRTVEVAVDAGSGIVVECVEDGGNLRVHVVSPGYQRAWNVQFPRDIREAGVRYVVDAVAESARGGFYRVRGDIRRLS; encoded by the coding sequence ATGACCATCGGGGGCACTACCTATCTCGAACTGTCCGAAGACGGCGGTTCGGCACACAAGTTCTACGAAGTCGCCGTGACGGGCACCGAGGTGACCATTCGGTACGGGCGCATCGGCGACCAGGGGCAAATACAGGTGAGTTCCTTTACCACCGCGGAGAAAGCGGCCGCCGCCGCCGCGAAGAAGGTCGGCGCGAAGGTGCGGCGAGGCTATGCGCCCGCGGTGATGGGTGCGCGAACCAAGCGCCCGGTCACCCGGCGCGCGATCGTCAGCCAGCGCTCCACCGCAAAGTCGGCGCCGGTGCTGTGGACCTTCGACTCGGGCGCGGCCGCGTTCGGCATCTTCGTCGACGAGCACCGCTGCTGGGTCGGCAACGAGCACGGCGACGTGTTCACCTTGACACCTGCCGGCGACGTAACCGGCCGCTTCCGTCTGCCCGATGCCGTGAAATGCATTGTGGCGGATGATTTCTGGATCTATGCCGGATGCGACGACGGCAGGGTGTACGACCTTTCCGGCAAGGTGCCGCGCGCCGCATACGACATCGCCGCCGATGTCGACATCTACTGGCTCGACATCCACGACGGCATCCTCGGCGTCTCCGATCGAGACGGCGGCATCACCGTGATCGACCACGAAGAGGAGTCGCTCTGGACTCGGCGTAGCACCGGGAACTCGGGCTGGATGGTGCGCATCGACCAGGACGGCGTCTATCACGGCCATTCCGACGGCGTCACCAAATATGGTCTCACCACCGGAAACCACCAGTGGCATGTCCGCACCGGCGGCCCGGTCCTGTTCGGCTGGCAGGAGACCGACGCGGTCTACGCGGGCACCAGCACCCGCCAGGTGCGGATGGTGGCGAAGAACGGCCGATCCGAACGCTCCTATCAGTGCGATGCCGCCGTATTCTCCTGCGCCACTTCGCCGGACGGCCGCTACGTCTTCGCCGGTGACAACTACTCCTCGGTCTACTGCTTCGATTCCAGCGGTCAACGCCTGTGGAAACTGGCCACCGGCTGCGGTTCGGCGTACTCCATGCAGTACCACGACGACAAGCTGTACCTGGTCACCACGAACGGAACGCTGGCCTGCCTCGACGTCAGCGAGGCGGCCATCCACAATGCGGAGCAGGGCGTCCTGCCCGAGACGCTGTCGGTCAAAGCGCCGGAGATCTCCGCCGTAACTCCGAGCAGGACCGTCGAAGTGGCCGTGGACGCGGGCTCCGGCATCGTCGTGGAGTGCGTCGAGGACGGCGGCAATCTGCGGGTGCATGTCGTGTCTCCCGGCTACCAACGCGCCTGGAACGTCCAGTTCCCCCGCGATATTCGCGAAGCGGGCGTTCGCTACGTCGTCGATGCCGTCGCCGAGTCGGCACGCGGCGGCTTCTACCGGGTCCGTGGCGATATCCGGCGATTGAGCTGA
- a CDS encoding sugar ABC transporter substrate-binding protein, whose translation MALPIGICCCPQHISSTQCRSPSDGSSVVPGRFLQMQTKSQVSFGKNRHGRARVGALAVGLVGVLALTACGANSSRNDGDTETKSGGGKNGTIGVILPETATSARWEGFDKPMLEKALSAQGFDADVQNAQGEVQKFTTLADGMIAKGVKVLIIAAINSEVGGAVAAKAKKAGIPTIDYDRLNLGGSSDYYVSFDNVRVGQLQGQGLADALKDKPGGQVIEIEGAPTDNNATLFHDGQRKVLQPLYDSGALKLVQSQPIDGWNNQKGGTTFEQILTTNVGKVDGVVAANDGLAGAVITVLKKNGLNGKVPVTGQDATAEGLKAILRGDQYMTVFKPIQQEADAVAKLAVALANNDKAAADALATGVSQDAKGKREVRSVLLEPFTITRPNVKRVVAEGYVPAREICGGDLQAACTELGIS comes from the coding sequence GTGGCGTTGCCCATCGGCATATGTTGTTGCCCACAACATATTAGCTCGACGCAGTGCCGGAGTCCTTCCGACGGGTCGTCGGTTGTTCCAGGAAGGTTCCTCCAGATGCAGACTAAAAGCCAGGTCTCGTTCGGAAAAAACAGGCACGGACGGGCACGGGTCGGGGCTCTGGCGGTGGGGTTGGTCGGAGTGTTGGCGCTCACCGCCTGCGGCGCGAACTCTTCGCGTAATGACGGGGACACCGAGACCAAGTCCGGCGGTGGGAAGAACGGGACGATCGGGGTGATCCTGCCCGAGACCGCGACGTCGGCCCGGTGGGAGGGCTTCGACAAACCGATGCTCGAGAAGGCTCTGAGTGCGCAGGGGTTCGATGCCGATGTGCAGAACGCCCAGGGCGAGGTGCAGAAGTTCACTACCTTGGCGGACGGCATGATCGCCAAGGGCGTGAAGGTTTTGATCATTGCGGCGATCAACAGCGAAGTCGGCGGCGCGGTTGCGGCCAAGGCGAAGAAGGCCGGGATTCCGACGATCGACTACGACCGGCTCAACCTCGGTGGATCCTCGGACTACTACGTCTCGTTCGACAATGTGCGGGTCGGGCAGTTGCAGGGGCAGGGGTTGGCAGATGCGCTGAAGGACAAGCCCGGCGGGCAGGTGATCGAGATCGAAGGGGCCCCGACCGACAACAACGCCACGCTGTTCCACGACGGGCAGCGGAAAGTTCTGCAGCCGCTGTACGACTCGGGCGCGCTGAAGCTGGTCCAGAGCCAGCCGATCGATGGATGGAACAACCAGAAGGGTGGCACCACCTTCGAACAGATACTGACCACGAATGTCGGCAAGGTCGATGGCGTGGTCGCCGCCAACGACGGTCTTGCCGGTGCGGTGATCACTGTGCTCAAGAAGAACGGGCTCAATGGGAAGGTGCCGGTGACCGGGCAGGATGCGACAGCCGAAGGACTGAAGGCGATCCTGCGCGGGGACCAGTACATGACCGTGTTCAAGCCGATCCAGCAGGAGGCCGATGCTGTCGCCAAACTTGCTGTCGCACTCGCCAATAACGACAAAGCGGCGGCGGATGCCCTTGCCACCGGCGTGAGTCAGGATGCGAAAGGCAAGCGTGAGGTCAGGTCCGTGCTGCTGGAGCCGTTCACGATCACCCGGCCGAACGTCAAGCGGGTAGTCGCCGAAGGCTATGTCCCGGCGCGCGAGATCTGCGGCGGCGACCTGCAGGCGGCCTGCACCGAGCTCGGTATTTCCTGA
- a CDS encoding mannitol dehydrogenase family protein: MTGLNSQTLSYLGAAISTLTYERTEIRTGIVHFGVGGFHRAHQARYLDLLLESGAAREWGICGVGVLAKDRRMSEVMAEQDCLYTLCVTEPDGAWTPRVVGSIIEYLFAPDDPEAVVEKLADPATRIVSLTITEGGYNISATTGAFDAANPAVRADLAPGAVPATVFGLVTEALSRRMARGTAPFTIMSCDNIQGNGHVARNCFTAFARLRDPALADWLDREGAFPNSMVDRITPATTAAMRAELTDRFGIEDGWPVVTEPFLQWVLEDKFTLGRPDFGRVGVQLVEDVAPYELMKLRMLNASHQALCYLGHLTGYRLVHEVVQDEAFRRFLLRYMDEEARPTLLPVPGIDLDTYRDTLIERFSNAAIGDTVARLCAESSDRIPKWLLPVLRSQLATDGTIACAATVIAGWARYCEGVDEGGAPIDVVDPLRDRLMALARRQRDDPTVFLSDRSVFGNLIDEPRFVAAYRAALASLHTRGARATVVELLRDQRTP, from the coding sequence ATGACCGGGCTCAATTCGCAGACTCTGTCCTATCTCGGCGCTGCGATATCGACACTCACTTATGAACGCACCGAAATACGCACCGGCATAGTGCATTTCGGTGTCGGCGGCTTTCATCGGGCCCACCAGGCGCGATATCTCGACCTGCTCCTCGAATCGGGTGCCGCCCGGGAGTGGGGAATCTGCGGGGTCGGCGTGCTCGCCAAGGATCGCCGGATGAGCGAGGTGATGGCCGAGCAGGACTGCCTGTACACCCTGTGCGTCACCGAACCCGACGGCGCTTGGACGCCGCGGGTCGTCGGCTCGATTATCGAGTACCTCTTCGCCCCGGACGATCCCGAAGCGGTCGTCGAGAAGCTCGCCGACCCGGCCACTCGCATCGTCTCGCTGACCATCACCGAGGGTGGATACAACATCTCCGCGACCACCGGCGCGTTCGATGCGGCGAATCCTGCCGTCCGCGCCGATCTCGCGCCGGGAGCCGTCCCGGCGACGGTGTTCGGCCTTGTCACCGAGGCACTTTCGCGGCGCATGGCACGTGGCACGGCGCCATTCACGATCATGTCGTGCGACAACATTCAGGGTAACGGCCATGTTGCTCGAAACTGCTTCACCGCCTTCGCCCGCCTACGCGATCCGGCACTGGCGGACTGGCTGGACCGCGAAGGCGCGTTTCCGAATTCGATGGTCGATCGGATCACCCCGGCGACAACCGCTGCCATGAGGGCCGAGCTCACCGACCGTTTCGGCATCGAAGACGGGTGGCCGGTGGTGACCGAGCCGTTCCTCCAATGGGTGCTCGAAGACAAGTTCACGCTGGGCCGCCCCGATTTCGGCAGGGTCGGCGTGCAGCTGGTCGAAGACGTCGCGCCCTACGAATTGATGAAGCTGCGGATGTTGAACGCCAGCCATCAGGCGCTGTGTTATCTCGGGCATCTGACCGGATATCGACTGGTGCACGAGGTGGTTCAGGACGAAGCGTTCCGGCGGTTCCTGCTCAGATATATGGACGAGGAAGCCCGACCGACGTTGCTTCCCGTCCCCGGTATCGACCTCGACACCTACCGGGACACTCTCATCGAACGGTTCTCCAATGCCGCGATCGGCGACACTGTGGCCCGGCTGTGCGCGGAGTCTTCCGACCGGATACCGAAGTGGCTGCTGCCGGTGCTGCGCAGCCAGTTGGCCACCGACGGCACAATAGCTTGCGCCGCAACAGTAATAGCGGGGTGGGCACGCTACTGCGAAGGAGTCGATGAGGGCGGTGCACCGATCGATGTCGTGGATCCGCTGCGCGATCGCCTGATGGCGCTTGCCCGCCGCCAGCGCGACGACCCGACCGTATTCCTCTCCGACCGATCGGTATTCGGCAACCTGATCGACGAGCCCCGCTTCGTCGCCGCCTACCGCGCGGCATTGGCAAGCCTGCACACCCGCGGCGCACGCGCCACCGTCGTCGAACTGCTGCGCGATCAACGGACACCGTGA
- a CDS encoding Rv3235 family protein, with protein MDSATKLFADRTLRLTLEVLDHRRPVAQLAAVAEPAVLSAVRTLVRADLAPGRTLGAAVLTRVDVVMVDAAAAEVCAAYDRGTRHFALAARITRTRAKGWRLSALRLF; from the coding sequence GTGGATTCGGCGACAAAACTATTCGCGGATCGAACACTGCGGCTCACCCTCGAAGTGCTCGATCACCGTCGACCGGTCGCACAGCTGGCCGCGGTCGCCGAGCCTGCGGTGCTGTCCGCGGTGCGGACTCTGGTCAGAGCCGACCTGGCGCCAGGGCGCACCCTGGGCGCGGCGGTGCTGACCAGAGTGGACGTGGTCATGGTCGATGCCGCCGCCGCGGAAGTGTGCGCCGCCTACGACCGCGGCACCCGCCACTTCGCGCTGGCTGCCCGCATCACCCGCACGCGTGCCAAGGGCTGGCGTTTGAGTGCGCTGCGGCTGTTTTGA
- a CDS encoding sugar ABC transporter permease → MTNTSVVPTTTAVADFGIDTTTQSTADAVREYLSRLRGGDIGSLPALLGLVALVIMFSALSDVFFSLNNIANLLAQGAGQTIIAIGIVFVLLIGEIDLSAGTASGVAGAVLAMHYVENGNLLAGMGSTVFIIFVAMLILAAVLAGLLRIWPGVAVSLLGLALTVSGLEANPWIEMLLAVCVGTAIGCITGFLIAKIGMPSFVVTLALFLAWQGVILQLIGEGGVLGISSSTVLDRVANGNLSTVGSWALFVVAAGGYAALTIGRHVLRLRRGLVTQPTPLVVVKVSVLTVLAAVATALLTINRSRNDAIEIRGVPYVVPIVLALLVIGTYVLNRTTYGRHIYAVGGNREAARRAGINVTRIRASVFVVCSSCAAVGAIVYSSKVGSVDPQAGGLNTLLFAVGAAVIGGTSLFGGKGRVADAVIGGTVLAVVANGLGLLEQPAAVVAIVTGLVLLLAATVDALTRRRAATTEG, encoded by the coding sequence ATGACGAATACTTCCGTGGTCCCGACGACAACGGCGGTCGCCGACTTCGGGATCGACACCACCACGCAGTCCACCGCGGATGCGGTCCGCGAGTATCTGTCCCGGCTGCGCGGCGGCGATATCGGCTCGCTGCCCGCGCTGCTCGGACTTGTCGCGCTCGTCATCATGTTCTCGGCGTTGTCGGATGTGTTCTTCTCGCTCAACAACATCGCGAACCTGCTCGCGCAGGGCGCGGGGCAGACGATCATCGCCATCGGGATCGTCTTCGTGTTGTTGATCGGGGAGATCGACCTGTCGGCGGGCACGGCGTCGGGCGTCGCGGGCGCGGTGCTGGCGATGCACTATGTCGAGAACGGAAACCTGCTCGCCGGCATGGGTTCGACGGTGTTCATCATCTTCGTCGCAATGCTGATACTGGCGGCCGTCCTGGCCGGGCTGCTACGGATCTGGCCCGGCGTCGCGGTGTCGCTGCTCGGTCTCGCGCTGACCGTGTCGGGGCTGGAAGCGAATCCCTGGATCGAGATGCTGCTCGCGGTGTGCGTCGGCACGGCGATCGGCTGCATCACCGGGTTCCTCATCGCCAAGATCGGCATGCCGTCCTTCGTGGTGACCCTCGCGCTGTTCCTGGCGTGGCAGGGTGTGATTCTGCAGCTGATCGGTGAGGGCGGCGTGCTGGGCATCAGCTCCTCGACGGTGCTGGATCGGGTGGCCAACGGCAACCTGTCGACGGTGGGCAGCTGGGCGCTGTTCGTCGTGGCGGCAGGGGGGTATGCGGCGCTCACCATCGGCAGACATGTCTTGCGTTTGCGACGTGGTCTGGTGACCCAGCCGACGCCGCTTGTGGTGGTCAAGGTTTCGGTGTTGACCGTCTTGGCGGCGGTGGCCACCGCCCTGCTCACGATCAACAGATCGCGCAACGACGCCATCGAGATCCGTGGTGTGCCCTACGTTGTGCCGATTGTCTTGGCACTGTTGGTCATCGGGACCTATGTCCTCAACAGGACGACCTATGGCAGGCACATCTACGCGGTCGGCGGCAATCGCGAGGCCGCGCGGCGGGCCGGCATCAATGTCACTCGGATCCGGGCGAGCGTTTTCGTGGTGTGCTCGTCGTGCGCGGCCGTCGGCGCGATCGTGTACTCGTCCAAGGTCGGCTCGGTCGACCCGCAGGCGGGCGGGCTCAACACTTTGCTGTTCGCGGTCGGTGCCGCGGTGATCGGCGGCACCTCGCTGTTCGGCGGCAAGGGCCGGGTCGCGGACGCGGTGATCGGCGGCACGGTGCTCGCCGTCGTCGCCAATGGGCTCGGGCTGCTCGAGCAGCCCGCCGCGGTGGTCGCCATCGTCACCGGTCTGGTGCTGTTGCTGGCCGCAACCGTCGACGCGCTGACGCGCCGCCGTGCGGCCACTACGGAAGGTTGA